The Paenalcaligenes faecalis genome has a window encoding:
- the mltA gene encoding murein transglycosylase A: MSSLRNISLGIFAVLLSACTTTTSDSTRPASMGSVSSDPKIDIATQPLRVPDLAGLPETPARPLSSRFQSVGWGALPDWNNDNLEHVWKGFINNCKGLMRPVSGSLAMPARATPRAWQSVCLAAQNSGMSVDSKDTQKIRQFLETHLQPWRLLDGSGKVAKNTVTGYYEPLIRASKRKHGDYQWPLYAVPDDLLTIDLGGLYPELAGKRIRGKVVDGNRVVPYDTRGEITSNTARQPQVLAWANDPVEAFFLQIQGSGRAVLENGSAVRLAYGDHNGHPYSSIGKWLADKGELPLAQTSMQNIKKWAKDNPHRVHEMLNVNKAMVFFNEEHITDPILGPKGAYGIPLIAERAVAIDPTFVPLGTPVYLATQYPATQQPLRKLVFAQDTGAAIKGAARTDFYWGTGDQAGAQAGRMKQNGEMWVLWPKQAGTPSAR; the protein is encoded by the coding sequence ATGAGTTCATTACGAAATATCAGCTTAGGAATTTTTGCTGTGCTGCTCTCTGCATGCACAACAACGACGTCGGACTCTACCCGACCTGCCAGTATGGGATCAGTGAGTTCTGATCCTAAGATAGACATAGCTACCCAACCCCTACGAGTTCCGGATTTGGCCGGATTGCCTGAGACGCCAGCACGTCCATTATCCAGCCGATTTCAGTCCGTAGGCTGGGGCGCACTACCTGATTGGAATAATGATAATTTAGAGCATGTCTGGAAAGGATTCATCAATAACTGCAAGGGCTTAATGCGTCCCGTTAGCGGTTCATTGGCGATGCCAGCACGTGCTACGCCCAGAGCATGGCAGTCTGTTTGTTTGGCTGCTCAAAATAGTGGGATGAGTGTTGATAGCAAAGACACCCAAAAAATCCGCCAATTCCTAGAGACACATTTGCAGCCTTGGCGTTTACTCGATGGTAGTGGTAAGGTTGCTAAAAATACGGTTACGGGCTATTACGAGCCGCTAATTCGAGCTTCTAAACGTAAACACGGTGATTATCAGTGGCCTCTATATGCGGTCCCGGATGACTTATTAACTATCGATTTAGGTGGTTTATACCCCGAATTAGCCGGAAAACGAATTCGCGGTAAGGTTGTGGATGGTAATCGTGTTGTTCCTTATGACACACGGGGTGAAATTACATCCAATACGGCTCGTCAACCACAGGTTCTGGCATGGGCAAATGATCCTGTAGAGGCTTTTTTCTTACAGATTCAGGGGTCAGGGCGTGCTGTTTTAGAAAATGGCAGCGCGGTGCGTTTAGCCTACGGAGATCACAATGGTCATCCGTATAGCTCGATTGGTAAATGGCTGGCAGATAAAGGCGAACTTCCTTTAGCTCAAACCTCCATGCAAAATATTAAAAAATGGGCTAAAGACAATCCGCATCGTGTGCACGAGATGTTGAATGTGAACAAAGCAATGGTGTTCTTTAACGAGGAACATATTACCGACCCCATTTTAGGGCCGAAGGGGGCTTATGGCATTCCGCTCATTGCAGAGCGCGCAGTAGCGATTGACCCCACCTTCGTGCCGTTAGGGACACCTGTTTATTTGGCAACGCAGTATCCTGCAACTCAACAGCCTTTGCGTAAATTGGTGTTTGCACAGGATACCGGTGCTGCGATTAAAGGGGCGGCTCGTACAGACTTTTACTGGGGTACGGGTGATCAAGCCGGAGCCCAGGCAGGTCGTATGAAACAAAATGGTGAAATGTGGGTACTTTGGCCCAAACAAGCCGGGACACCAAGCGCACGATGA
- a CDS encoding phosphoglycolate phosphatase, protein MRYSAVLFDLDGTLVDSIPDIAGGINAMLLEMDLPQIPAQRLSTFLGKGMDHLIWLTLAEFSKESEPSPESYDLARTLFKKHYHEQLTRTVSTVFDGVIDGLEAFKAAGCRLAIVTNKPIEFVPALIEQMGIASYFEVVVGGNTCAEKKPHPLPFLYACEQLGIAPSDALVIGDSSNDSIAARRANIDVLIVPYGYNEGKSVQTLDCDGIVSSIAEAAQWAARSDR, encoded by the coding sequence ATGCGCTATTCAGCTGTGCTGTTTGATTTGGACGGTACTCTAGTCGACTCTATTCCCGACATTGCGGGCGGAATCAATGCGATGTTGCTCGAGATGGATCTGCCACAGATCCCGGCTCAACGCCTTAGTACCTTTTTAGGCAAAGGAATGGATCACCTCATCTGGTTAACTCTGGCGGAGTTCTCTAAAGAAAGTGAGCCCAGCCCTGAAAGCTACGATCTAGCTCGTACCTTATTCAAAAAACATTATCACGAACAATTAACTCGTACCGTTTCTACGGTTTTTGATGGGGTGATTGACGGCCTAGAAGCCTTTAAGGCTGCGGGCTGTCGCTTGGCGATTGTCACCAACAAACCCATTGAGTTTGTTCCTGCTCTTATTGAGCAAATGGGGATTGCTTCTTATTTCGAAGTCGTCGTCGGAGGCAATACCTGTGCAGAAAAAAAACCACACCCCCTACCCTTTTTATATGCTTGCGAGCAGCTTGGTATAGCGCCTTCAGACGCCTTGGTCATCGGTGACTCTAGCAATGACAGCATTGCGGCTCGCCGTGCCAATATAGACGTGCTGATTGTGCCTTACGGCTACAACGAAGGTAAAAGCGTGCAAACTTTAGATTGTGATGGTATAGTTTCTAGCATTGCCGAGGCTGCCCAATGGGCGGCTCGCTCTGATCGTTAA
- the rpe gene encoding ribulose-phosphate 3-epimerase, with amino-acid sequence MSHIQPACIAPSILAADFARLGEEVRDVIAAGADWIHFDVMDNHYVPNLSFGPMVCAALRPHTDAPIDVHLMIEPVDSLVEPFAKAGANLISFHPDASHHVDRTLSLIRDHGCKAGLVLNPATPLHHLDYVMDKLDLILLMSVNPGFGGQKFIPTTLDKVRQVRARIDRWVDQGGQPIRLQVDGGVTATNIREIRAAGADTFVAGSAIFSKEDYAAEVQAMRAEILAADSLSA; translated from the coding sequence ATGTCTCATATCCAACCTGCTTGTATCGCCCCCAGTATCCTAGCCGCTGACTTTGCCCGTCTAGGCGAAGAAGTCCGTGATGTTATCGCCGCAGGCGCTGACTGGATTCATTTTGATGTGATGGATAATCACTACGTCCCTAATCTAAGCTTTGGCCCAATGGTTTGCGCGGCGCTACGCCCACATACAGATGCTCCCATCGATGTGCATTTAATGATTGAGCCTGTAGATAGTTTAGTTGAGCCTTTTGCAAAGGCAGGAGCCAACCTAATTAGCTTTCACCCTGATGCCTCCCATCACGTAGATCGCACTTTATCGTTAATTCGTGATCACGGCTGTAAAGCGGGCTTAGTGCTAAATCCAGCCACCCCTCTGCATCACCTCGATTACGTCATGGACAAACTAGACCTAATTTTATTAATGTCAGTGAACCCAGGTTTTGGTGGTCAAAAATTTATCCCCACCACCTTAGACAAGGTACGTCAGGTCCGTGCGCGTATTGATCGCTGGGTAGATCAAGGTGGACAGCCAATCCGCTTACAAGTGGATGGGGGCGTGACTGCCACTAATATTCGTGAGATTCGGGCTGCGGGTGCAGATACCTTTGTGGCGGGTTCAGCTATTTTTAGCAAAGAGGATTACGCTGCAGAAGTCCAAGCCATGCGTGCTGAAATTTTAGCGGCAGATAGCCTAAGCGCTTAG
- the apaG gene encoding Co2+/Mg2+ efflux protein ApaG, producing the protein MQPDDIVVNVTPQYLPDQSEPDNQHYVFAYRVVVRNNSAQAVQLISRHWVITDGTQRVQEVRGLGVVGKQPLIAAGESFEYSSGCPLPTPIGTMKGEFHFVGENGVPFDVSIAEFVLALPRTLH; encoded by the coding sequence ATGCAGCCTGATGACATTGTGGTGAACGTAACCCCTCAGTATTTACCGGATCAATCTGAGCCTGATAATCAGCACTATGTATTTGCTTACCGAGTCGTGGTGCGCAATAACAGTGCGCAAGCCGTCCAGTTGATTAGTCGCCATTGGGTGATTACCGATGGCACTCAGCGGGTACAAGAGGTACGTGGTTTAGGCGTGGTAGGTAAGCAACCCTTGATTGCAGCTGGCGAAAGCTTTGAGTACAGCAGTGGCTGTCCGTTACCCACCCCTATTGGCACCATGAAAGGCGAGTTCCATTTTGTGGGTGAAAATGGGGTGCCCTTTGATGTCTCTATTGCCGAGTTTGTTTTAGCCTTGCCCCGTACTTTGCATTAA
- a CDS encoding anthranilate synthase component II, with the protein MLFMLDNYDSFTYNLVQYFEELGMPVQVARNDQCTIEDIEALNPDYICLSPGPGNPDSAGLTLAVIRHFAGKKPILGVCLGHQAIAQAFGGRVIHAKQVMHGKVSAITHNGNDVFTGLASPMTVTRYHSLAVEAESLPACLEITAQTEDGEIMGLRHKELAISAVQFHPESILSEYGHELLQNFLNQ; encoded by the coding sequence ATGTTATTTATGCTTGATAACTACGACTCATTCACCTATAACCTCGTTCAATATTTTGAAGAACTCGGTATGCCAGTGCAGGTCGCTCGAAATGACCAATGCACCATCGAAGACATTGAGGCACTCAATCCTGACTATATCTGTCTCTCCCCAGGCCCTGGCAACCCTGATAGTGCTGGTCTGACTTTAGCCGTAATTCGTCATTTTGCAGGTAAAAAACCCATATTAGGTGTCTGTCTAGGCCATCAGGCCATAGCCCAAGCCTTTGGAGGTCGTGTGATCCATGCTAAACAAGTCATGCATGGCAAAGTCAGTGCCATCACACATAACGGTAATGATGTATTTACTGGCCTAGCTAGCCCCATGACGGTCACTCGCTACCACTCCTTAGCCGTAGAGGCCGAATCGCTACCCGCCTGCCTTGAAATCACAGCGCAAACTGAAGATGGTGAAATTATGGGACTACGCCATAAAGAGCTGGCTATCAGCGCCGTGCAATTTCATCCCGAATCCATTCTTAGCGAATACGGTCACGAACTACTGCAAAACTTTTTAAATCAATAA
- a CDS encoding DsbC family protein — MKLRLAAGMLALTMGFGAVNAWAEPKAATVSSAVLEQAKKRFETEFEGIEVDEVSPTPFPGILELRLGNDVLYTNEKVDFVLQGSLVDVQTRTDLTAQRVEELNRVDFANLPLDKAIKMVKGDGKQQIAIFEDPNCIYCKRLHQSLENIDNITVYSFLFPILTPDSRVKSEHVWCADDRAAAWSAWMKDGTKPAEKTCDTPIDELLAFGMKLGVQGTPAIFFADGSRANGWLPEDKLKERLAEAEKNKQN; from the coding sequence ATGAAATTGCGCTTAGCAGCAGGTATGCTGGCATTGACAATGGGTTTTGGGGCAGTAAACGCATGGGCAGAACCCAAAGCAGCGACGGTATCCTCTGCCGTCCTAGAGCAAGCTAAAAAACGCTTTGAGACAGAGTTTGAGGGCATCGAAGTTGACGAGGTCTCACCTACGCCATTTCCGGGCATTCTTGAATTACGTTTAGGTAATGATGTGTTGTACACCAATGAAAAGGTGGATTTTGTTTTACAGGGTTCATTGGTAGATGTGCAAACTCGTACGGATTTAACTGCGCAGCGTGTTGAGGAATTAAACCGAGTGGATTTTGCTAACTTACCTTTGGATAAGGCCATTAAAATGGTAAAAGGGGATGGTAAACAGCAGATTGCCATTTTCGAGGATCCGAATTGTATTTATTGTAAACGGCTACATCAAAGTCTAGAGAACATCGATAATATTACCGTGTACTCGTTCTTGTTTCCCATTCTAACGCCAGACTCTAGAGTGAAATCTGAGCACGTTTGGTGTGCAGACGATCGTGCTGCTGCCTGGAGTGCTTGGATGAAAGATGGCACAAAGCCAGCCGAGAAAACCTGCGATACACCTATAGATGAACTGTTGGCTTTTGGTATGAAACTAGGCGTACAAGGGACACCAGCGATCTTTTTTGCCGATGGCTCACGTGCTAATGGTTGGCTGCCAGAGGACAAGCTAAAAGAGCGTTTAGCCGAGGCAGAGAAAAATAAGCAGAACTAA
- a CDS encoding FAD-dependent monooxygenase — MKHEHILVCGGGLAGMACALALKKAGFSPRILAPAYKPMVLAAHQYHPRVYALSATSQAFLNELGVWSLMDAARITPVSGMELYGDGDGFVQLDSWQNAQSTLTWIVESGEIERVLHQALQVYSVPWQDDFFDQLTATGIQTKGGVQIPADLIIGADGARSQLRAKAHIEHQARPYKHNGVVAHLDAQLPHQHIAYQWFVGDAVLALLPMPDTDRGPQVSMVWSVQESQANDFMALDRAAQAAHLQSLLGALTQHRLGSLRLRSEPFSFPLTLERSAMIAPKVALIGDAAHRVHPLAGQGLNLGLGDIEELVRVLSTKASYQSVGDSRVLERYRRARVEPIMAMRWVTHGLHQLFSLPGAPIAFARNVGMNMVNKVPFIKRQLIEGAAGRKTGFF; from the coding sequence ATGAAACATGAACATATCTTAGTTTGTGGGGGTGGACTCGCTGGTATGGCCTGCGCCTTAGCCTTGAAAAAAGCGGGCTTTTCCCCTCGGATTCTTGCACCCGCCTATAAACCAATGGTTTTGGCAGCACATCAATATCACCCACGGGTCTATGCCCTTTCAGCAACCAGTCAGGCCTTTTTAAATGAGCTAGGAGTGTGGTCCTTAATGGATGCCGCGCGCATCACGCCCGTTTCAGGAATGGAGCTGTATGGGGATGGCGACGGCTTTGTGCAATTGGATTCGTGGCAAAATGCACAGTCTACCTTGACGTGGATTGTGGAGTCCGGAGAAATAGAGCGCGTCTTACATCAGGCCCTTCAGGTTTATAGCGTACCGTGGCAAGACGACTTTTTCGATCAATTAACGGCCACCGGTATTCAAACTAAAGGTGGTGTGCAAATACCGGCTGATTTGATTATAGGGGCTGATGGGGCGCGTTCTCAGTTGCGAGCTAAAGCCCATATCGAACATCAGGCTAGACCCTATAAACATAATGGGGTGGTGGCTCATTTGGATGCACAGTTACCGCATCAACATATCGCTTATCAATGGTTTGTAGGTGATGCTGTCTTAGCATTGCTACCTATGCCTGACACCGATCGGGGCCCTCAGGTGTCGATGGTCTGGTCTGTGCAAGAGTCACAAGCCAATGATTTCATGGCGCTAGATCGGGCGGCGCAAGCAGCACATCTTCAATCACTTCTGGGTGCATTAACTCAGCATCGCTTGGGTTCTCTTAGGTTGCGTAGCGAGCCCTTTTCTTTTCCTTTGACCTTAGAGCGCAGTGCAATGATTGCCCCTAAAGTGGCGTTGATTGGGGATGCTGCTCATCGGGTACACCCGTTGGCAGGCCAAGGGTTAAATCTAGGTTTAGGTGACATAGAGGAATTAGTACGCGTCTTATCAACCAAAGCCTCCTATCAGTCGGTAGGGGATAGTCGAGTTTTGGAACGTTATCGCCGAGCGCGGGTCGAACCCATTATGGCAATGCGCTGGGTGACTCATGGGCTGCATCAGCTATTTAGTCTACCCGGAGCGCCTATTGCTTTTGCTCGTAATGTGGGTATGAATATGGTGAATAAAGTCCCTTTTATTAAACGTCAGCTCATCGAGGGCGCGGCGGGTAGAAAAACGGGGTTTTTCTAA
- the trpE gene encoding anthranilate synthase component I, producing the protein MTEIEFKALAAQGFNRIPLIVETYADLDTPLSIYLKLAHNSSEQGANSCLMESVVGGEQFGRYSFIGLPAKTVIRATGTTTEVLVDGQIVETAQGNPLDFIEQYQKRFKVALRPGMPRFCGGLAGYFGYDTVRHIEPSLGINAKPFPAGQTGTPDIMLLHIDELVIVDNLAGRTYLIVYANPNEAESYTNARRRLRDLREKLRHPVTIPYSYASMETFEQRDFAKEDYLSTVAKAKQYITDGEVMQIQIGQVITKPFRDAPLSLYRALRSLNPSPYMYFWNFDDFQVVGSSPEILVRHEKNVVQGEEKQHVTIRPLAGTRKRGATPEEDLRLAAELQADPKERAEHVMLIDLARNDIGRIAKAGTVEVTDAMSVERYSHVQHLVSNVCGELQDNMSNMDVLKASFPAGTLTGAPKVRAMQLIDELEPVRRGIYGGAAGYLSYGGEMDLAIAIRTGVIQNGMLYVQAAAGIVADSSPEAEWQETEAKARAMLRAAEQVQFGLDEPI; encoded by the coding sequence ATGACAGAAATTGAATTTAAAGCTCTTGCCGCCCAAGGTTTCAACCGCATTCCTCTGATCGTTGAAACCTACGCAGACCTCGATACCCCGCTATCGATTTACCTAAAACTGGCTCATAACAGCAGCGAACAAGGGGCCAACAGTTGCCTGATGGAATCCGTCGTTGGCGGTGAACAGTTTGGTCGTTACTCCTTTATTGGCCTACCTGCTAAAACCGTCATTCGTGCCACAGGCACAACCACAGAGGTCTTGGTTGATGGGCAAATTGTTGAAACAGCACAAGGCAACCCTTTAGACTTTATTGAGCAATACCAAAAACGCTTTAAAGTCGCTTTACGCCCCGGCATGCCGCGATTTTGTGGTGGTCTAGCAGGCTACTTTGGCTACGATACTGTGCGCCATATTGAGCCTTCTCTTGGTATCAATGCCAAACCGTTTCCAGCAGGCCAAACGGGAACACCCGACATCATGTTGTTGCACATTGATGAGTTAGTCATTGTAGATAACTTAGCCGGTCGCACTTACTTAATCGTCTACGCTAATCCCAACGAAGCAGAAAGCTACACCAATGCGCGTCGTCGCTTACGTGATTTACGTGAAAAGCTACGTCATCCCGTAACAATTCCTTACTCTTACGCCAGTATGGAAACCTTTGAGCAGCGTGATTTTGCCAAAGAGGATTACTTATCTACCGTCGCTAAAGCAAAACAATACATCACCGACGGCGAAGTAATGCAGATTCAAATTGGCCAAGTCATCACAAAACCATTTCGTGATGCGCCTTTATCACTCTACCGTGCTCTACGTTCATTAAACCCCTCTCCTTACATGTACTTTTGGAACTTTGACGACTTTCAAGTCGTTGGCTCCTCTCCTGAAATTTTAGTACGCCATGAAAAAAATGTAGTGCAAGGTGAGGAAAAGCAGCATGTCACCATACGACCTCTAGCAGGCACACGTAAACGTGGAGCTACGCCTGAAGAAGACCTTCGTCTTGCCGCTGAACTACAAGCAGACCCCAAAGAGCGAGCTGAGCACGTCATGCTCATTGATCTGGCCCGTAATGACATTGGGCGCATTGCTAAAGCGGGAACCGTTGAGGTCACTGACGCCATGAGCGTAGAACGTTATTCACACGTGCAACACCTCGTCTCCAACGTGTGTGGAGAACTACAGGACAACATGAGCAACATGGATGTGCTCAAAGCCAGCTTTCCTGCTGGCACATTAACCGGCGCCCCTAAAGTACGCGCCATGCAATTAATTGATGAGCTAGAGCCAGTCCGTCGCGGCATCTACGGTGGCGCTGCTGGTTACCTAAGTTACGGTGGTGAAATGGACTTAGCCATCGCGATACGTACTGGAGTCATTCAAAACGGCATGCTGTATGTACAAGCGGCTGCTGGCATTGTTGCCGACTCTAGCCCCGAAGCGGAATGGCAAGAAACAGAAGCAAAAGCGCGCGCTATGCTACGTGCCGCAGAACAAGTTCAGTTTGGTTTAGACGAACCTATTTAA
- a CDS encoding EAL domain-containing protein — translation MKSTKQAVIVFQSVTTCNDVCRRLKQMDFANVCVVDNATELRKQLRNKNEELILFAALELPLTLAAANIRAALGVGTLVVVTDQAHPLLISDLLIAGADVAMSSLSDGYFTELLAWKTALRRRSEGLFRLYQQSTLIPLESESAKEPTSGASAGPVWRLVDAGWRLLSPDNKSITLTYSEKFFLSCFAGEMDKRLSRNELLEHSAILNENSRAIDSLVSRLRRKAADKDFALPIKSIHGWGYSFSGFLQSDMDGFVHDTGVDETQEQEPPQISLSTVEEFQNLMETDRFDFTYQLIENSHKGDYYGAKACLVWTDAQGEIRPIEELRPNLLHLGVVEALFSWALRKLNTELQFWLTEYDLHLPVFVAVPAYALVKDYLSLQQIIEEASVTPQLNIIVYHVDHQVDVVVLSRIIKKLKSKGVFVWLRHEGPQSTKLLEQGLGFIGISLLGQLTKEQIQKSDFSYEKSLHFAERKNLGVMCEDSADAQQREQAEACGVQYLVGDVVSLPLSRDGLLLAWASRVS, via the coding sequence ATGAAAAGTACCAAGCAAGCCGTTATCGTTTTCCAGAGTGTAACTACATGCAACGATGTATGTCGTCGTCTCAAGCAGATGGATTTTGCTAATGTGTGTGTGGTCGATAATGCAACTGAACTACGCAAACAGCTAAGAAATAAAAACGAAGAGTTGATTTTATTTGCAGCGCTAGAGTTACCGCTAACCTTAGCCGCTGCAAATATACGCGCTGCTTTGGGCGTAGGGACTTTAGTTGTAGTTACAGATCAAGCGCACCCTTTACTAATTAGTGATCTGTTAATTGCTGGCGCAGATGTGGCGATGAGCTCATTATCTGACGGGTATTTTACAGAGCTACTGGCATGGAAAACCGCATTACGGCGGCGTTCCGAGGGGCTGTTTCGACTTTATCAACAAAGTACGCTCATTCCTTTGGAATCTGAGTCAGCAAAGGAGCCTACGTCAGGGGCTAGTGCAGGCCCTGTATGGCGATTAGTTGATGCGGGTTGGCGTTTACTAAGCCCAGATAACAAATCCATTACTCTGACCTATAGTGAAAAGTTTTTCTTATCTTGCTTTGCTGGCGAGATGGATAAACGGTTAAGTCGGAATGAGCTGCTCGAACACAGTGCGATTTTAAATGAAAACAGTCGTGCCATTGATTCTTTGGTGAGTCGTTTGCGTCGTAAAGCCGCTGATAAGGATTTTGCTTTACCCATTAAATCTATTCATGGTTGGGGCTATAGCTTCAGCGGGTTTTTGCAGTCAGATATGGATGGGTTTGTTCATGACACAGGGGTAGATGAAACCCAAGAACAAGAGCCTCCTCAAATTAGCTTGTCAACAGTTGAAGAATTCCAGAATCTAATGGAAACGGATCGTTTTGATTTCACTTATCAGCTGATTGAAAATAGCCATAAGGGGGATTATTACGGCGCTAAAGCCTGTTTGGTTTGGACTGATGCACAGGGGGAAATCAGACCCATAGAGGAATTACGACCTAATTTACTTCACTTAGGGGTGGTAGAGGCCCTGTTTTCTTGGGCTTTAAGAAAACTGAATACAGAGCTGCAATTTTGGTTGACCGAATACGACTTACATCTGCCTGTTTTTGTGGCTGTGCCCGCCTATGCGTTGGTAAAAGACTACCTTAGCTTGCAGCAAATCATCGAAGAAGCCAGTGTTACACCACAATTAAATATTATTGTTTATCACGTTGATCATCAGGTTGATGTGGTGGTTCTAAGTCGAATCATTAAAAAACTAAAATCCAAAGGGGTATTCGTTTGGTTACGTCACGAAGGCCCTCAAAGCACTAAATTATTAGAACAAGGCCTAGGCTTTATTGGCATTAGCCTATTAGGGCAGTTGACCAAAGAGCAAATCCAAAAATCGGATTTCTCTTATGAAAAATCATTGCATTTTGCAGAACGAAAAAATCTAGGTGTCATGTGTGAGGACTCGGCAGACGCTCAGCAGCGAGAGCAGGCTGAGGCATGCGGAGTCCAATATTTGGTTGGTGATGTGGTGTCATTGCCTTTGTCCAGAGATGGGTTGCTCTTAGCGTGGGCAAGTCGCGTTAGTTAG
- a CDS encoding EAL domain-containing protein produces the protein MKAALEAVLRDETLTPLFQPIVDIRSQKVIGYEALIRGPVNTHLHMPIVLFSVAKKYGKTQELEQLCCRLQMAKFIELGLQGLLFLNLSPELFIDLSRAFSGQIPPWLDKSTDHNRLKIVVELSESELTRDYDQLRIAAERCRRQGIQFAIDDLGEGYASLRLWSELQPEFVKLDRYFAHHIHRHPFKQQLLKAISEVALQNKTFVIAEGIEQECELGVLQIIGVSHGQGFYLGHPVENPLLKTKQ, from the coding sequence ATGAAGGCTGCTCTTGAGGCTGTGTTACGAGATGAGACGTTAACACCATTATTTCAACCTATAGTGGATATACGCAGCCAGAAAGTGATTGGCTATGAGGCCTTAATTCGAGGGCCGGTGAACACACATTTGCATATGCCGATTGTGTTGTTTAGCGTCGCTAAAAAATATGGCAAAACCCAAGAGCTAGAGCAGCTATGTTGCCGGTTGCAGATGGCCAAATTTATCGAGTTGGGGCTACAAGGATTATTATTTTTAAATTTGAGCCCCGAGTTGTTTATTGATCTGTCACGGGCATTTTCAGGGCAGATTCCCCCTTGGCTAGATAAAAGCACAGATCATAATCGACTGAAAATAGTAGTAGAGCTGAGCGAGAGTGAGCTTACCCGAGACTATGATCAACTACGCATTGCGGCAGAGCGCTGTCGTCGTCAGGGTATTCAGTTTGCTATTGATGATTTAGGCGAGGGCTACGCCTCGTTACGATTGTGGTCAGAGCTACAGCCCGAGTTTGTGAAATTAGACCGTTATTTTGCGCATCATATCCACCGTCACCCGTTTAAACAACAACTATTAAAAGCGATCAGTGAGGTGGCATTACAAAATAAAACGTTTGTGATTGCCGAAGGCATTGAGCAAGAGTGTGAGCTGGGTGTGTTGCAGATAATAGGTGTTAGCCATGGCCAAGGCTTTTACCTTGGCCATCCGGTGGAAAATCCACTACTAAAGACAAAGCAATAA